A window of the Lactuca sativa cultivar Salinas chromosome 5, Lsat_Salinas_v11, whole genome shotgun sequence genome harbors these coding sequences:
- the LOC111877999 gene encoding probable protein phosphatase 2C 59 codes for MGYLDSVISSANPNLPGCGVSPVTGGGLSQDSKFSYGYASSPGKRSSMEDFYETRIEGVNGKQIGLFGVFDGHGGARAAEYVKHNLFTNLLKHPKFISDTKSAIAEAYSHTDKEFLKSENNQMKDAGSTASTAIIVGSRLLVANVGDSRAVICRGGNAYPVSRDHKPDQSDERRRIEDAGGFVMWAGTWRVGGVLAVSRAFGDRLLKKFVVADPEIEEEKIDESLEFLILASDGLWDVVTNDEAVAMIKPIQSPEDAAKMLMQEASQRGSADNITVVVVRFLDTQDA; via the coding sequence ATGGGGTATCTAGATTCAGTGATATCATCCGCCAACCCAAATCTTCCCGGTTGTGGTGTTTCTCCGGTCACCGGAGGTGGTCTCAGTCAAGATTCAAAGTTTAGCTACGGCTACGCAAGCTCCCCTGGAAAAAGATCTTCAATGGAGGATTTTTACGAGACAAGAATCGAAGGTGTGAATGGAAAGCAAATCGGTCTCTTCGGAGTTTTTGATGGCCATGGTGGAGCTCGAGCTGCAGAATATGTGAAACACAATCTTTTCACCAATCTTCTCAAACATCCAAAGTTCATCTCCGACACCAAATCAGCCATAGCCGAAGCATACAGTCACACCGACAAAGAATTTCTAAAATCAGAAAACAATCAGATGAAAGATGCAGGATCAACCGCCTCCACTGCCATTATCGTTGGTTCGCGTTTACTTGTCGCAAACGTGGGGGATTCCAGAGCTGTTATTTGTAGAGGTGGTAACGCGTATCCTGTTTCTAGAGATCATAAACCGGATCAAAGTGATGAACGAAGAAGGATTGAAGATGCGGGTGGTTTTGTTATGTGGGCTGGGACTTGGAGAGTTGGTGGTGTTCTTGCGGTTTCACGTGCTTTTGGTGATAGGTTATTGAAAAAGTTTGTGGTTGCTGATCCGGAAATTGAAGAAGAAAAGATTGATGAGTCGCTTGAGTTTCTTATTCTTGCTAGTGACGGACTTTGGGATGTTGTCACAAATGATGAAGCTGTTGCGATGATTAAACCGATTCAGAGCCCTGAAGACGCAGCAAAGATGCTGATGCAGGAAGCTTCACAGAGAGGTAGTGCAGATAATATTACAGTCGTTGTTGTTCGTTTCTTGGATACCCAAGATGCATAA
- the LOC111877998 gene encoding protein FAR1-RELATED SEQUENCE 11, protein MMSEDPEHLLVVYDDHSDQRSLSLDETSSTEESPNETKLSLETTNDTIPYIGQRFATHDTAYEFYSEFAKQCGFSIRRHRTEGKDGVGKGLTRRYFVCHRAGNTPVKTLNENKPQRNRKSSRCGCQAYMRISKTTELGAPEWRVTGFSNHHNHELLEPNQVRFLPAYRTISDIDKNRILMFAKTGISVQQMMRLLELEKCVEPGYLPFTEKDVRNLIQSFRKVDLEDESIDLLRMCRNIKDKDPNFRFEFKLDANGRLENIAWSYASSVQSYEVFGDAVVFDTTHRLNAFDMPLGIWVGMNNYGMPCFFGCALLREENLKSYSWALKAFLAFMNGKVPQTILTDQTLCVREAIAAEMPAAKHAYCIWLIVAKFPSWFNAVLGERYNEWKNEFYRLYNLESIEDFEMGWRDMVNLFGLHTNRHVNTLFASRALWALPYLRSHFFAGMTTAGHSKAINAFIQRFLSAQTRLAHFIEQVAVAVDFKDQAGEQQTMQQNLQNICLKTGAPMESHAASILTPFAFSKLQEQLVMAAHYASFQLEDGFLVRHHTKLEGGRKVYWVPREGHISCSCHHFEFSGILCRHALRVLSTGNCFQIPERYMPLRWRRVNASVKVFQNSLSDHGERVRLLEGMVSNLVAESAKSKDRLDMAMEHVSVLLERIREHPIPVPVPVPASRYARNDVFT, encoded by the exons ATGATGTCTGAGGATCCCGAACATCTGTTAGTTGTGTATGATGACCACTCAGATCAACGCTCTTTATCATTAGACGAAACAAGTAGCACAGAAGAATCACCAAACGAAACCAAACTATCCTTAGAAACAACAAACGACACTATTCCATACATCGGCCAACGATTCGCTACACACGACACCGCTTACGAATTCTACAGCGAATTCGCCAAACAATGCGGTTTTTCAATCCGTCGCCATCGCACCGAAGGTAAAGATGGTGTCGGGAAAGGTCTTACGCGACGCTATTTTGTCTGCCATAGAGCAGGTAACACTCCTGTCAAAACTCTAAACGAAAATAAACCACAAAGAAACCGAAAGTCCTCAAGATGTGGATGCCAAGCTTATATGCGTATAAGCAAGACCACTGAATTAGGTGCACCTGAGTGGCGGGTAACCGGTTTTTCAAACCATCATAACCACGAACTTTTGGAACCGAATCAAGTTCGTTTTCTACCCGCGTATCGGACAATTTCAGATATTGATAAAAACCGGATATTAATGTTTGCAAAAACTGGGATTTCAGTGCAACAAATGATGAGGCTTTTGGAGCTTGAGAAATGTGTGGAACCGGGGTATCTTCCGTTTACTGAAAAGGATGTGAGGAATTTGATACAATCGTTTAGGAAGGTGGATTTGGAGGATGAGAGTATTGATTTATTGAGAATGTGTAGGAATATTAAAGATAAAGATCCTAATTTTCGGTTTGAATTTAAGCTTGATGCAAATGGGAGGCTGGAGAATATTGCGTGGTCGTATGCGTCATCGGTTCAGTCATATGAAGTGTTTGGGGATGCGGTTGTGTTTGATACAACACATCGTTTGAATGCTTTTGATATGCCACTTGGCATTTGGGTTGGAATGAATAATTATGGTATGCCTTGCTTTTTTGGTTGTGCACTTTTGCGGGAGGAAAACTTGAAGTCGTATTCATGGGCTTTGAAG gcGTTCTTGGCGTTTATGAATGGGAAGGTCCCACAGACGATATTAACAGACCAAACTTTATGTGTAAGAGAAGCAATTGCAGCTGAAATGCCTGCTGCTAAACACGCTTATTGCATCTGGCTAATAGTGgcaaagtttccatcttggtttaATGCTGTGTTGGGTGAACGATATAACGAGTGGAAAAATGAATTTTATAGACTTTATAATTTGGAGTCTATTGAAGATTTTGAAATGGGTTGGAGAGATATGGTTAATTTGTTTGGGCTCCACACTAATCGCCACGTCAACACGTTGTTTGCTTCAAGAGCTCTTTGGGCTTTGCCATATTTGAGAAGCCATTTTTTTGCGGGAATGACAACAGCTGGACACTCGAAAGCTATCAATGCTTTCATCCAACGCTTCTTGAGTGCCCAAACTCGACTCGCACACTTCATTGAACAA GTAGCTGTTGCTGTGGACTTCAAAGATCAAGCAGGCGAACAACAAACAATGCAACAAAACCTCCAAAACATCTGCTTAAAAACGGGAGCTCCCATGGAATCCCATGCAGCCTCAATCCTAACACCTTTTGCATTctcaaagctccaagaacaactaGTAATGGCAGCTCATTACGCATCATTCCAACTCGAAGACGGATTTCTAGTTAGACACCACACAAAACTCGAAGGAGGGCGAAAAGTCTACTGGGTCCCACGTGAAGGCCACATCAGCTGTAGCTGTCATCATTTTGAGTTCTCGGGAATCCTTTGTAGGCATGCCCTTCGAGTTTTGTCCACTGGAAATTGCTTTCAGATTCCAGAAAGGTATATGCCACTTAGATGGAGGCGTGTTAATGCATCCGTGAAGGTTTTTCAAAACAGTTTGAGTGATCATGGAGAGAGAGTGAGGTTATTGGAAGGAATGGTGTCGAATCTTGTGGCGGAATCAGCTAAGTCCAAGGATCGGCTTGATATGGCAATGGAACATGTTTCGGTTTTGTTGGAACGGATTAGAGAGCACccgattccggttccggttccggttccggcttCACGGTATGCGAGAAATGATGTTTTTACATAG
- the LOC111878031 gene encoding uncharacterized protein LOC111878031, producing MKAFKHVRSHFHVPGPGPLRTEKLTGVVHLNAISYHSFTESQLDPQSSEWREKALPKLIKLTPLLKNLDLINGKLVNLHDKCTVNDEFLLQSMHTFKSIATAFLMKQALSTVSTPCLSVDKPLYMETFTLNSLKKVCDILDVSAQQRKLVRLAICPQVTQHQIWTGALEEILNQLKFEMSVNDYGCIMAQQIVVNCLKFLDDVMSYDPESTSWMRLTLKKDANLPPSAKWEDFLEMINDLMICLKNEEGFFFYVTKLETMKEGLSQIKDVLVDKNIGYKEARHQQSLVQKKLTKSLGHSSKCLFTLLLYYLYGSIRDIELDICCWFSEGDVGNKCCLCVGKILISDEEKMLRREVKKLDRALRVIKFVYEMAEMKENLELQGHVWCLGCENRSLVYRGHKFFIHGFSL from the coding sequence ATGAAGGCATTTAAACACGTACGGAGCCATTTTCATGTCCCAGGTCCTGGTCCTCTCAGAACCGAGAAGTTAACTGGTGTTGTGCATCTTAACGCAATCTCTTATCACTCCTTCACTGAATCACAGTTGGATCCTCAATCTTCCGAGTGGCGTGAAAAAGCCCTCCCAAAACTAATCAAGCTGACCCCATTGCTAAAGAATTTAGACCTAATCAATGGAAAATTGGTTAATCTCCACGACAAATGCACTGTGAATGACGAGTTTCTTCTCCAGAGCATGCATACATTCAAGTCTATCGCCACAGCCTTTCTTATGAAGCAAGCATTATCTACAGTAAGTACGCCATGTCTTTCTGTTGATAAGCCACTTTATATGGAAACTTTTACCTTGAATTCTCTCAAAAAAGTATGCGACATCTTAGATGTGTCTGCTCAACAGAGGAAGTTAGTTCGTCTTGCAATATGTCCACAGGTTACACAGCACCAAATATGGACAGGTGCCCTTGAGGAGATACTAAATcaattaaaatttgaaatgagtgttAATGATTATGGATGCATAATGGCTCAACAAATAGTGGTTAACTGTCTTAAGTTCTTGGATGATGTCATGTCTTATGACCCTGAGTCAACTTCATGGATGCGACTTACACTTAAAAAAGATGCAAACTTGCCACCTTCTGCTAAATGGGAAGATTTTCTTGAAATGATTAATGATTTGATGATCTGTTTAAAGAATGAAGAGGGCTTTTTCTTTTATGTAACAAAGCTTGAGACCATGAAAGAAGGGTTGTCACAGATAAAAGATGTTTTGGTGGATAAGAATATTGGATACAAAGAGGCGAGACATCAACAAAGTTTAGTTCAGAAGAAGTTGACTAAATCTTTGGGCCATTCATCTAAATGTTTGTTCACACTTTTATTGTATTATCTTTATGGAAGTATTAGGGATATTGAGCTTGATATTTGCTGTTGGTTTTCTGAGGGTGATGTTGGGAACAAGTGTTGTTTGTGTGTTGGGAAGATTTTGATATCAGATGAAGAGAAAATGTTGAGGCGTGAAGTGAAGAAGTTAGATAGGGCTCTTAGGGTTATTAAGTTTGTATATGAAATGGCAGAAATGAAGGAGAATTTGGAGTTGCAGGGTCATGTATGGTGCTTAGGGTGTGAGAACAGATCACTTGTTTATAGAGGGCACAAGTTCTTCATTCATGGTTTTAGTCTCTGA